GATTGATTCCTCCATTGAATCGAAGTAGACTGGTGCACAACATGACTACAATTCCCAAAACCCAAAAAGTTATTCTCTTTGAGGAGACATCTCAGGACCTGAGTGTTCTTCAGTACAAAGATTTTCCGGTACCTGAAATCTCCGCCGATGAAATTCTCATCAAGAATAAGTACGCTGGagtcaatttcattgaagCATACTTTAGAAGTGGATTATATCCATCAAAGACTCCCTATGTCCTCGGAAGAGAAGCATCCGGCGTAGTTGTCGCCAAAGGTGACAATGTCACCAAGTTTAAAGTTGGTGATAAGGTAGCCTATCTATCGCCTAGCACTTTTGCGCAATACACCAAAGTCGATGGAACTACAGGTATCAGGAttctgaaattgaaagacgATGCTTCCgaagaagatttgaaattattTGGGTCCGTCTTGGTTCAAGCCCTGACAGCGTTGACTTTTGTATATGAACCCTACAACGTCAAGAGCGGCGATTTTATTCTCATACATGCTGCAGCAGGTGGTGTTGGTCAATTGTTGACCCAGCTTGCCGCTTCCAAAGGCGCAAAAGTAATTGCTACTGCTTCTACTGATGCTAAGTTGCAAATTGCCAAGGAGCTGGGTGCTAGCTTTTTGATTAACTCTTCTACTGAGGATATAGTAGAGAAAGTTAAGGAGTTTACCAATGGAGTTGGTGTAAATGCTGTGTACGACGGAATTGGAAAGGCTACATTTGAGGCCTCCTTCGAATCTTTAGCTCCGAAAGGAACGTTTGTCAGTTTCGGTAATGCTAGTGGCGCCGTCCCTCCTTTCTCGATTAGCAGATTAGCCCCCAAGAACATTGCCATACTAAGACCTCAATTATTTGGATACACTAATACCCCAGAAACCTGGGAAAAGTACTCCAAAGAATTGCTAGGCCTGCTTTCTGACGGTAAACTTAAATTCTCCATTACAAAGGTttattctttgaaagactACCCGAAAGCTGCTCAAGAATTGGAGAGTAGAGCTACCACCGGTAAATTGACTCTCGAGATCCCTCAATGAGCAGATCGTAAGTGTCGCGGCCTAGCTAGCCTGCCCAGCCACAAATAGCTGCTACTAAACTATTTAGCTGGACTTAAATAGGTAATTTATTTGTTAGGTAATGAGATTATCGTATGAATGTCTGTTTTCTGTGTTCTTGGTTTTGGCATACCATTTAAAGGGCACCAAAGCCACTCCTCCGGCATGTGTATTTGAATGTGTTTCGGTAGTCTCTAATTCATGCCCTAAACGTGAAACAGACACTGAATGTCTTTGTGCTCAGAAGGATTCTATTATTGGATGCCTCGTTGACATATGCAAGCCCCTAGATTTCTCGGGTGCCAGAGATCATATCAACGAAACATGTTTGAACCTGAAGGAAGGGAATCAACATCGAGAAAAGTGTCAGTTGAGTCATGAGCATGACGATTCGTGTGGGGGTAATTTGTGGGATTGTGAGTTGAATCATAAGCATAACAATACATGTGCCAGGAATAATCCATGGAATTGTGATTTGGAGCACCAACATAATGAGTTTTGTGGGAAAAAAGACCCACAATGTGAACTGAACGAAGATGGAATTTGTAGAAATAATTCTACCTATACAGAAAACAATCTTGAAGTCTCATTACAGCTTGAAGACTGGAACTCAGATCCCGATAATGAAAGTCTTGAGGATGTCTCCGAAGATTCAAGTTCCGATGAGGAATCCACTTGTTCTGATGAAGCAGATTCCGATTGTGATTCTGAGTATGATCCGTATGAATATGAACCCTATGGATACAGAAAGAGAGATATGGACAAGCCCATATCTAAGAGCGAAAGACCATTACTCACCAGGAGCAAAAAGCAACTTGATAAGCAACTGAGGCCTTCTGCAAAAGCAGCTCATGCCAACCCAATATATCCCTTCAAAGACAAGATACCTATCCAATCGCTACCAAAACTCAATAAACTCAATTCTGTTTCAAACAGTGTTGAAAACTCCCTTGAATCTCTCCTTTAGAGAATTAATTTTGTATGTCATAGGTATCAGTCATAGTAATTGCTTTCTAAAATCCTTTAAGTGTTCGACAAATTTTGTGAGAGCTCCAGCTAGAGCGGAATTGCGAATGGTTCTCTTTGGTATTAAAGAACTGAACTCCTTCATATTCTGTTTAGAGTAAGGGCTCAATCTGAATGACAAATAAGCTATGAATGTGCTCAACTCTTCCTTATTTTCACATACTTCATACCATAAGTCATTTTTACGAGTGAGAGATTCTGTCACTATCACTGTAGAAGCCCAAATGTTTTCCACACGCACTGCGGCCGGAAGCTTGGTAtacattttgaaatggcCTGCACTTTTTGCAAGATAAAAGGTTCCAACTGTGCCTAATCTTAAAATCTCAAATTGTTGGACAGGGTCAAAATCATCACCAAAATTCTTTCCTGCAGCCAACTGAGCCAAAGAAGTTAGCAATTTAAGCCGCTCATTGGCAGACAAGTCATCAAGTCCCTGGTTGAGAAAAGGTTTATCCAGGTTGAAGCCATTCAGTTCCAAACCAGAAACTGAGATCCTTTCTGATAATAATTGAAAGTACTTTGAATAGTCACCTGAGTCAAGGGTACTTTGTGGCATATCCAATATCGAACCCACAAGAACTCCATATACAATTTTCATTGTTTCACTGGCATTTCCCAGAGGATACGATTGTGCGAGAGATAGTTGTGCAATATTCGCAAGTGAAGAAGGTTCATCCACTGTtagtttgttgttgagTTGTAACCCGGCTTCAAAGTCCTGTGGACTCAACGGCAGATCAGGACGTATTTGCTTTATCACTCCACTAATATATAGAATGTCTCTGGCAATACTTGTGGGCCGTATTGGGTAACCTAGTGCAATGGGATGATGCTCTAAGCCACTTTCCACTGATTCGGCGATCGATAATATAGCAGGATCCCATGGATTGAGATTaagatcttctttggtacccaaatgaaaagaagatttggtAGCTCTGTTCTTGCTGCCTTTTGGTCTACCTCTTAGCTTCTTCACAACCGGAGTGACTGATATCCCCATTTCAAGAAGTCTTTTCTTACTTGGacctcttcctcttttggGAGCATCATCTCGAGCAGTTGTAATTCCTCTTGTGACAATGGAATTATAATCTTCTAAAATAATGCGAGGATGATTAGCAGGATCTGAAGGTATAAATTCCTCCGTATTCTTCGATGTGTCACTTTTGTCTTTGTAATTTTCGTTTCTATCATCAATCACAGTTACAATTTCTCTTGATGAGGGGTTCTCAAATATTGTCTTGAATCCTTTCAGTTGATGATTTGTTCTTCTGTCTCTGATCAGCTGAGGATTTTTACCACCCCTTAGCCTGACCTTGCCCCCACGAGAACCAGGCCCAATAACAGGTAGAGAGTCGAGACGAAACTTAGAGATAATGGACTCGCTATAGTTATGATCTGAGGAGCTTTCCAGTGGAGATGATACACTAGAAAGATTGGGTCTATTTATCGATTGATCTTTGGAAGTTCCTGGATCCattgaaacaaaatcaagATGGCTATCATTTGACTCCGCATCATATCGACTGGGGATCGGTATATCATTTTTTACATCATTGAAGGGGCCCGGAGTACGTTCAGTGACATTGGACGAACCATTGAGTGCTTTGAGAGCCAATTCTGTCGTTGTCATTGGTTGATGCAAATTTGAAGGTAAGGTCACTATGTTTGAAGGTTCTTGGCTATCTTGATGCCGTTGTTGTTGGTTATGTTGTTGTTCGGCTTGCTGATGTGCTACGGCTTGCTCAATGAAGGAGGCATAATCATCAGGCCTGCCAGGCGATCCAGCAGCCGCCGCAGCCATTGCTGCTAGCTGTATTTGTTCAGCCTCTGATTGATTGAGACCAACCTCTGTTACCTTGGGGTCTATTTCTGGATCCAAGGGCATGGAGTCAGCTGAATTAATTGGGGAAAAAAGCCAAAAGGAGTAACTAGTAAAAGTCGattaaagaagaaaaaacagGCTTCCAATTCAGGGGACGGGGAAATGAAAGATGTCTACAGTAGCACCCCGCCTAGGGTATTCCATCTGCCTTCGGAGTAATGAGACTCACCTTCCAATCACTAATTCGCGGGCTTAGGATACCTTCCCAGCACCACATGAGAACGTGAAGAAATTTGTTCATAACCATTACCTGATATaaaaaagaggaagatggATCACCTCTCCTCCACAAAACAATTTATAGACGAGGCGTTAAAAACAGCCGAACAGGGAACACTACCCAAGGGAGAATCCGGTCATATTTCAGGTCATGACTCGGATCATCTCCTCGTTCCCGAGCATATGAATCTTCACCAATTTCTTCCTATGGGCGATGttggtgaagaagagtCGCATTTGACCGCTGAAACCATTGGATGCACTCGGTGTAAGAAGCAGTTTGAGCAAGGGCCCCGCAAGTACAAGTTATGTCCTTATTGTAGAAAGTTGCAAAGGGAAAGATCAAGAC
This window of the Komagataella phaffii GS115 chromosome 2, complete sequence genome carries:
- a CDS encoding Zeta-crystallin homolog, found in the cytoplasm and nucleus, with product MTTIPKTQKVILFEETSQDLSVLQYKDFPVPEISADEILIKNKYAGVNFIEAYFRSGLYPSKTPYVLGREASGVVVAKGDNVTKFKVGDKVAYLSPSTFAQYTKVDGTTGIRILKLKDDASEEDLKLFGSVLVQALTALTFVYEPYNVKSGDFILIHAAAGGVGQLLTQLAASKGAKVIATASTDAKLQIAKELGASFLINSSTEDIVEKVKEFTNGVGVNAVYDGIGKATFEASFESLAPKGTFVSFGNASGAVPPFSISRLAPKNIAILRPQLFGYTNTPETWEKYSKELLGLLSDGKLKFSITKVYSLKDYPKAAQELESRATTGKLTLEIPQ